In Callospermophilus lateralis isolate mCalLat2 chromosome 18, mCalLat2.hap1, whole genome shotgun sequence, one DNA window encodes the following:
- the Znf524 gene encoding zinc finger protein 524 isoform X1, with amino-acid sequence MGKVHPHSEAGSSAQTQAPHCSMDTPSPDPLPSTLTGEEEKPLALLPPVPRGRRGRPPGGAASSNRTLKASFPRKRGRPPKSGQEPPLAQELTSQVGSGGGSDLLLIDDQGVPYTVSERSAAGGPQGSVSRRAPHFCPVCLRAFPYLSDLERHSISHSELKPHECKDCGKTFKRSSHLRRHCNIHAGLRPFCCQLCPRRFREAGELAHHHRVHSGERPYQCPVCWLRFTEANTLRRHSKRKHPEALGMPLCPPDPRPETPWDEEEGIPATAGVCEEGPEGKEPAGPAPSASASRSWLTARSSAGTGPRQVGQDTLASGGLPVLGGGRG; translated from the exons ATGGGAAAGGTGCATCCTCATTCAGAAG CCGGCTCCAGTGCCCAGACCCAAGCCCCTCACTGCTCAATGGACACCCCCAGCCCAGACCCGTTGCCTTCGACTTTGACTGGGGAGGAAGAGAAACCTCTGGCCTTACTTCCTCCCGTTCCCCGGGGCCGCAGAGGCAGACCTCCCGGGGGAGCCGCCTCCTCAAATCGGACCCTCAAGGCCTCCTTCCCTCGCAAGCGGGGCCGCCCCCCCAAGTCAGGGCAAGAGCCCCCGCTGGCGCAGGAGCTGACCTCACAGGTGGGCAGTGGTGGTGGCAGCGACCTCCTGTTGATCGATGATCAGGGTGTACCCTATACAGTCTCAGAAAGGTCGGCTGCAGGTGGGCCCCAGGGCTCTGTCTCCAGAAGGGCTCCGCACTTCTGCCCTGTGTGCCTGCGCGCCTTCCCCTACCTCTCCGACCTGGAGCGCCACAGCATCTCACACTCAGAGCTGAAGCCGCATGAGTGCAAGGATTGCGGCAAGACCTTCAAGCGGTCCAGCCACCTGCGGCGGCACTGCAACATCCATGCGGGCCTGCGGCCCTTCTGCTGCCAGCTGTGCCCGCGCCGCTTCCGCGAGGCCGGCGAGCTGGCACATCACCACCGCGTGCACTCCGGCGAGCGCCCGTACCAGTGCCCAGTGTGCTGGCTGCGCTTCACCGAGGCCAACACCCTGCGGCGCCATTCCAAACGCAAGCACCCAGAGGCCTTGGGAATGCCCCTGTGTCCCCCTGACCCAAGGCCCGAGACGCCGTGGGACGAAGAAGAAGGCATCCCGGCCACAGCTGGGGTGTGCGAGGAGGGGCCTGAGGGGAAGGAGCCCGCCGGTCCTGCACCCTCGGCTTCTGCTTCCCGGTCCTGGCTTACAGCCAGGAGCTCAGCTGGCACCGGGCCCAGGCAAGTGGGCCAGGACACCCTCGCTTCTGGTGGTCTTCCTGTCTTGGGAGGGGGTCGAGGCTAG
- the Znf524 gene encoding zinc finger protein 524 isoform X2 yields MGKVHPHSEAGSSAQTQAPHCSMDTPSPDPLPSTLTGEEEKPLALLPPVPRGRRGRPPGGAASSNRTLKASFPRKRGRPPKSGQEPPLAQELTSQVGSGGGSDLLLIDDQGVPYTVSERSAAGGPQGSVSRRAPHFCPVCLRAFPYLSDLERHSISHSELKPHECKDCGKTFKRSSHLRRHCNIHAGLRPFCCQLCPRRFREAGELAHHHRVHSGERPYQCPVCWLRFTEANTLRRHSKRKHPEALGMPLCPPDPRPETPWDEEEGIPATAGVCEEGPEGKEPAGPAPSASASRSWLTARSSAGTGPSVQRLHRPDRSAWDSR; encoded by the exons ATGGGAAAGGTGCATCCTCATTCAGAAG CCGGCTCCAGTGCCCAGACCCAAGCCCCTCACTGCTCAATGGACACCCCCAGCCCAGACCCGTTGCCTTCGACTTTGACTGGGGAGGAAGAGAAACCTCTGGCCTTACTTCCTCCCGTTCCCCGGGGCCGCAGAGGCAGACCTCCCGGGGGAGCCGCCTCCTCAAATCGGACCCTCAAGGCCTCCTTCCCTCGCAAGCGGGGCCGCCCCCCCAAGTCAGGGCAAGAGCCCCCGCTGGCGCAGGAGCTGACCTCACAGGTGGGCAGTGGTGGTGGCAGCGACCTCCTGTTGATCGATGATCAGGGTGTACCCTATACAGTCTCAGAAAGGTCGGCTGCAGGTGGGCCCCAGGGCTCTGTCTCCAGAAGGGCTCCGCACTTCTGCCCTGTGTGCCTGCGCGCCTTCCCCTACCTCTCCGACCTGGAGCGCCACAGCATCTCACACTCAGAGCTGAAGCCGCATGAGTGCAAGGATTGCGGCAAGACCTTCAAGCGGTCCAGCCACCTGCGGCGGCACTGCAACATCCATGCGGGCCTGCGGCCCTTCTGCTGCCAGCTGTGCCCGCGCCGCTTCCGCGAGGCCGGCGAGCTGGCACATCACCACCGCGTGCACTCCGGCGAGCGCCCGTACCAGTGCCCAGTGTGCTGGCTGCGCTTCACCGAGGCCAACACCCTGCGGCGCCATTCCAAACGCAAGCACCCAGAGGCCTTGGGAATGCCCCTGTGTCCCCCTGACCCAAGGCCCGAGACGCCGTGGGACGAAGAAGAAGGCATCCCGGCCACAGCTGGGGTGTGCGAGGAGGGGCCTGAGGGGAAGGAGCCCGCCGGTCCTGCACCCTCGGCTTCTGCTTCCCGGTCCTGGCTTACAGCCAGGAGCTCAGCTGGCACCGGGCCCAG TGTTCAGCGGCTGCACCGCCCTGACAGAAGTGCGTGGGATTCCAGATAA
- the Znf524 gene encoding zinc finger protein 524 isoform X3: MDTPSPDPLPSTLTGEEEKPLALLPPVPRGRRGRPPGGAASSNRTLKASFPRKRGRPPKSGQEPPLAQELTSQVGSGGGSDLLLIDDQGVPYTVSERSAAGGPQGSVSRRAPHFCPVCLRAFPYLSDLERHSISHSELKPHECKDCGKTFKRSSHLRRHCNIHAGLRPFCCQLCPRRFREAGELAHHHRVHSGERPYQCPVCWLRFTEANTLRRHSKRKHPEALGMPLCPPDPRPETPWDEEEGIPATAGVCEEGPEGKEPAGPAPSASASRSWLTARSSAGTGPRQVGQDTLASGGLPVLGGGRG, from the coding sequence ATGGACACCCCCAGCCCAGACCCGTTGCCTTCGACTTTGACTGGGGAGGAAGAGAAACCTCTGGCCTTACTTCCTCCCGTTCCCCGGGGCCGCAGAGGCAGACCTCCCGGGGGAGCCGCCTCCTCAAATCGGACCCTCAAGGCCTCCTTCCCTCGCAAGCGGGGCCGCCCCCCCAAGTCAGGGCAAGAGCCCCCGCTGGCGCAGGAGCTGACCTCACAGGTGGGCAGTGGTGGTGGCAGCGACCTCCTGTTGATCGATGATCAGGGTGTACCCTATACAGTCTCAGAAAGGTCGGCTGCAGGTGGGCCCCAGGGCTCTGTCTCCAGAAGGGCTCCGCACTTCTGCCCTGTGTGCCTGCGCGCCTTCCCCTACCTCTCCGACCTGGAGCGCCACAGCATCTCACACTCAGAGCTGAAGCCGCATGAGTGCAAGGATTGCGGCAAGACCTTCAAGCGGTCCAGCCACCTGCGGCGGCACTGCAACATCCATGCGGGCCTGCGGCCCTTCTGCTGCCAGCTGTGCCCGCGCCGCTTCCGCGAGGCCGGCGAGCTGGCACATCACCACCGCGTGCACTCCGGCGAGCGCCCGTACCAGTGCCCAGTGTGCTGGCTGCGCTTCACCGAGGCCAACACCCTGCGGCGCCATTCCAAACGCAAGCACCCAGAGGCCTTGGGAATGCCCCTGTGTCCCCCTGACCCAAGGCCCGAGACGCCGTGGGACGAAGAAGAAGGCATCCCGGCCACAGCTGGGGTGTGCGAGGAGGGGCCTGAGGGGAAGGAGCCCGCCGGTCCTGCACCCTCGGCTTCTGCTTCCCGGTCCTGGCTTACAGCCAGGAGCTCAGCTGGCACCGGGCCCAGGCAAGTGGGCCAGGACACCCTCGCTTCTGGTGGTCTTCCTGTCTTGGGAGGGGGTCGAGGCTAG